From Solanum stenotomum isolate F172 chromosome 2, ASM1918654v1, whole genome shotgun sequence:
GCCAGACATGAATCGGCGCCGGTACAAATGACCAGGTAGTATATCAAAGGGTAAaaactaactatttttttttgtttcccaccCGATGTGGGGTACTcacattggagcccgactaaatccGGATTCGCGCTGGAAAGTTCCCTATTGGGGGGTAAAACGCgccctaacaaaggcgactcggTACCCAAGGAGGCTCGAACCCGAGATCTCTTGATTAAGGATTAAGGAgcacttaccactccaccacaattCTTATTGATGTAAAACTATCAAATTAAGTTGAGAGGTATTTTTTTACCATTTCCCCTGatttttaattatgataaagACAACATTCTTTTTGAGACGTACTAATTCAAATTTCTAGAACCCAAAGAAAAGTCGAAGACGATGGTACTGACCTCATTATCCACGCCATTGACTAATGTCCTCCAACACAAGTTTTCCATTTAAACCCCAACAATGTAATTACCAACTCAACCAACACAAATTAAACACATTCACTTTCCCATTCACAATGGATCACACATTTTTGTATGCTCCTCTGCTCCTAGCTCTCTACATAATCACCAAACATTTTTTACGCAAATTCCATAATCATCCACCAGCTCCATTTCTAACTTTCCCAATTATTGGCCATCTTTATCTCTTCAAAAAACCTCTTCAACGTTCCTTAGCCAAAATCTCCGATCGACATGGCCCTGTTCTTCTCCTCCAATTCGGTTCCCGGAAAGTTCTTCTGGTTTCATCGCCGGCCGGAGCAGAAGAGTGTTTTACGAAGAACGATGTTGTTCTCGCAAATCGCCCTCAATTGATGGCCGGAAAACATCTAGGTTATAATTTTACTTCGATGGCTTGGAGTTCTTATGGAGATCATTGGAGAAATCTACGGAGGATTACTTCGGTTGAGATGTTTTCAACTCATCGTCTTCAAATGCTTCACGGAATTCGTGTGGATGAAGTGAAATCTATGGTTAAGAGGATTAATTCCTCTGCTATGGCTGAAAAATCTGTGGATATGAAATCCATGTTTTTTGAGCTGATGCTGAATGTTATGATGAGGACGATTGCAGGAAAAAGgtacaaattaaatatgtgactatttcatctaaaaatttaaacataaattactttttatttatggGTAAGGAGTTTATAGGACACGGAGAGTTGAATCCTCACTGATTAAGTGAAAGTTCAGGTAGTAATCATAGGTGGGTAAGAAAAATGGGGAAGAGATTACACAGTGAAGAATTGAATCCTTGAATCCTCACCAACAAGACTCCTGAATCCAATCAATTGAACTACTAAAATTTCACCCTTGGAAGGAGTTTATACCAATAAGatatatgcatattttatcGTGCTTACCTTTTCTAATTTAAAgttttactttgaaaaaaaatatacttttatttacttaattatattttcaacagGTACTACGGAGAGGACGTGGAGGATATTGAAGAAGCTACGAGATTCAGGGAAATGGTGCAGGAGACTTTCAGGATCGGCGGCGCGACAAATGTTGGTGACTTTCTGCCGTCGTTGAAGCTGTTGGTGAGGAAATTGGAGAAAAATTTAGTTGTGTTGCAACAGAACAGAGATGAATTTATGCAGGGGCTGATAAAAGATTGCAGAAAGAGACTGGAGAAAGACGGAACTGTTACTGATTCGGAGATCGAAGGGAAGAAGAAATCTTTGATTGAAGTGTTGTTAACACTGCAAGAAAGGGAACCAGAATATTACAAAGACGAAATCATCAGAAGCCTTATGCTTGTAAGTTGCTTCAATAATGCATTaatcctaaaaaaattaaatacaagtatttttttctctattatttatCGAATCGAAAATAACAAGGAATGGATTCTCCATGCTAATGTCTTCTCTTTAATTAACCTCGTTATATCAAACTTAACTAATGCAATTTACATCTATCTCCCGTATTGTTTGCTAGCTATTGTACATTAACATGTTTGTCCCTTGATCAATAAGTTTAGTACAAAGTTGAATGCCAATTTGGAGAATCCCATGGATGAAGACCTACCACTAGTCCACTACTAGCTAGTCAAACTACTTGcgtttaaaaaaggaaaagaaaaatagatagATAAAGAGAGAGTCGTGTTCATAATAAGTTAAATTACTTACCTAACAAATAACATAAAAGAACCTTCTACAATACTTCTCAGTCCCAAATTactatttcactttttcttttttagttgtctatAATTACAtgttattttgataaattaagaaATGACAATTTATTTTTACCTACTATgcctttaattaattactttgaaaaagatagaattttttgaaaatcttaagtttttaattcatccactttataattaataggggtaaaatggtaaacttattatgtcaatcattattttcttaataaatatgttaattcaaaaatatacaagtaattaggaacagatGGAGTAGGTTAAATACTTTAATGGTACAAAGTGCAAAATTCTTTATTCGAGTGCCTATAATAAGTAAAATCCAATTTAAAACAGGCTGTATGATCCTTGGACAAATTTAATGTattttcaatttgattaatAGCCTATTAGATTAAACGCCACCGACCTATGATCCTTGTTTACTATTGGGTGGTCCTTGAGCTAGTGTACcactcaaaatatttatcatttttgttgttgttgtacgtTCACGGTGGATCCAATATTTCCGTCAATGGTGTTCATACtttagaacaagtaaaaaaaaaaaaatcttattgatCAGATTATCAAAATGGAATTatgacttcttcttttttttaacttaaaaaatggAACTGAACGTCACTTGGCTAGAACCCAGGCCTCCAGGGCGAATTTGAATAGCCTTAAACACTGGGCTATCTTTCTTTATTATGTCAAGAGTGTTCAACAATTAGTATATATCCAAAAATATCTCTATTTAACATGTGCTCGCGAAGATTTCCAATGAAGGTTGTTCATCTGACCACTTTTAGCTAGGTGTAGCTCTACCCTTGTGTATGTTTatctaaaactaaaataaaattaaatacttaaaaacAATAAACTCGAAACTCGATTATTCGTAAGGATTTCATCTTTCATGTTGTTATTAATGTGTAAATACTTTTTATACTATTTGTGCATAAAACTTAAAAATCTTTTGATATTTGTAGGTACTATTAGCAGCAGGGACTGATACTTCAGCTGGGACAATGGAATGGGCTTTATCACTGATGTTAAACCATCCTGAAACACTGAAGAAAGCACAAGCTGAAATCGACGAATGTATAGGCCATGAACGTCTAATCGATGAGTCAGACATGAACAACCTACCTTACCTTCGTTGCATTATAAACGAGACGTTCAGAATGTACCCTGCAGGACCTCTGTTAGTCCCCCACGAGTCGTCTGAGGAGACCACTGTGGGAGGCTACCGTGTACCTGGAGGTACAATGTTGTTTGTGAATTTGTGGGCTATACACAACGATCCTAAGCTTTGGGATGAACCAAGAAAGTTCAAACCAGAAAGATTTGAAGGACTAGAAGGTGTTAGAGATGGGTACAAAATGATGCCTTTTGGTTCTGGAAGAAGGAGTTGTCCTGGAGAAGGATTGGCTGTTCGAATGGTTGCATTGTCATTGGGATGTATTATTCAGTGCTTTGATTGGCGACGGATTGGCGATGAATTGGTTGATATGACTGAAGGAACTGGACTCACCTTGCCTAAAGCTCAACCCTTGGTGGCTAAGTGTAGCCCACGACCTGTAATGGCTAATCTTCTTTCTCAGATATGAAAACAGAGTTCGTCTCAAACCACATGACCAAACTAGTATATTATTCATATTGGTCATCTATGTTGATGTATTCTAAAAAAGATAATCAGTTAAAATTCAGAGGAGTAATTGTTTTAAGTTCAACTGAAGCTATTACTAATTAACTTTCGACTTGAGCTATGTATAGATAAGCAGAGAAAATGATAAGTCTCTTTACCTACTGATAAATCCCCCGCACAAAAATCCCTCAGAACTCTCGAATAAACCCCATTTTGTAGGACTACTctgagtatgttattgttgttgtatatgaAGTTCCCCTGGATTATTCTCAACAACTTTACCTGCTTTTGCTTGCATGTGAAAAGATCcttttatcaccaaaaaaagATGCACACAAGCCTTGCAAGACAAAGGATGAATTAGCAGATTTGTTCATAAGGTCAATTTTAGATGAGACTACAATCTACAATTCCTGATCCAAGAAGGAATGTTGAGAATATGTCTCAGGATATAATTATACTATGAAGTACGAAGATTGTTttgaaatgaagaaaacaatATAAAACTTAGTACATTTAGCATctataaaataagaaatgatacatcttaatcaataaatcaaaatatatttctaaataataattttatttcatttctatTGCACTGAACGGATATTTGACACTAGATACACGAATtcgaactaaaaaaaaaaatcagtacGAAGAACTAAATAATAATCCCAACATTAGTTTAGTGAAACATGTGGGTTTATTATGTTTGCTTGTTATGTAGGTTTAGATTAAATACGTGCGTACcgaataaattttttatgtactTCGGTGGCcataaatatcaaatagttGATGGGTGGAACCAGAGgcgaatctaggatttttcGAATATAGGTGCATcaagaaaaatgtattaagtgggaattgatccgaacatgggtgcaccaagaaaaatgtattaagtGAGAATTGATCCTCAGTCCTCAAAgtcaaaagctcaacatttaacCATGTGGACCAACTAGACTTTTTATAGTACTGgtgcaagaatataatattatacaactattagaaaatatatacataaaatatctaattttacgaaGAGACCACGGATTCGGGTGCCCTATTTTTTGCACCTAAATTCGTCACTGGGTGGAACCATATATTTTTCCGATTATGGAGAAGATTGTTGAGCGTGAAAATTAATGAATTCTAAAAAATATCGATATAAAAAGAAGGTGTAATAATATTGTCATTTGATTTTAACTCAAAACAAATAATATCAGACGATATTGAAAGACTATTTGAGCCAACATTTTCCCACCAGCCACCTCCTTCCTGTTTGGTGTTCTTGATGTAATTTTCCACATCAATACAAAGTCTTCCTCGAAAGTTCGACTAAAATGATATATTGATGTCGAAATTATAAGTACAAGATTATaaccaaattaaataaaagccAAGTCCTTAAACCCGTTATGAGTCAACTTCAATATTTACGTCGTGCGATTAATTAGGCTAACGTCCTCTAAGCTGAGGcagatttaaaatttatacacatatattttaattaaacatattcGAAGAGAATTTAAAAAGGAGTGAGAGTTCACCAAAACCTTTCAATAACAaatacacattattttttttaatctcgaCCAAGATACACATCAAATGAAATCGAACCCTCAACCAACATGCAACATGCAAGTAAGACTCTAATAGGCTTCATTTTTTCCACTAGATCAAAAGCCTTGttaatgaatttttaaattttgaattaaagtaTTAATCGCCAGaacatttttgaattaaattataaataaaggaTATTTTTATTCGTTTTCtataatttaaagatatttttgattTGTTCGTTATGATATACTCTTTCTTCCGTCATATTGACCTTTATTTTTCCTCTACgtgttctctttttttttttttttttttttttttgttattttccttTGGTagtgaaaatttcatatatgacatttattagactaatattttcaagttatagtagtagaataaaattttcaagttgtaacaataaaaaatttcaggttataacattttattaaataaacaaaaattaattaattataaaaatatgttttgaaaaaaaataaaaaggataaaaaatcgattttgaaaaaataaaagataaaaaaggaaaataaatcgattttgaagaaaaaaaagataaaagcgGAAATAGGTTTTTTCCTTCAagtgaaaatttcatatatgacatttattagactaatattttcaagttatagtagtagaataaaattttcaagttgtaacaataaaaaatttcaggttgtaacattttattaaattaaaaaaaaaattaattaattataaaaatatgttttgaaaaaaataaaaaggataaaaaatcgattttgaaaaaataaaagataaaaaaggaaaataaatcgattttgaagaaaaaaaaagataaaagcgGAAATaggtatattaataaaatttgaattgattgatgataattattaattagcataaatttaggagattcaaactaattaggaatatttagtttccttaattcactctaatctgttaaaattaattaaaaagtatgattttatccattttcttcTACGTTACTCTCtattcgttttttttttcagaattgTTGTCACTGAAGAgtaaatcaagttttttttttgtttgaaaaatacagaaaaaaagttgatttttttgtgaTGGACAACTGCTTATCTCTATTAATTAAACATAGTGGTAGATGGAATCCTTCAGGTTGAATAAATGTTGGTATGAATAATTGGATGTCGACTATATACAATTTGGATACCAATTATATGGTATTCATTTTGATCTCcaattaaatatcaaaattaaactgTTTATGTATCCAATTGTTATGTAGTTTGTATATAACTGATATCTAGAAATTTATATCCTATTGATATGCAGTCTGTATATAACTAGTATCCTGAAATTATGAGAGTCAATCTGTAATTCGtatgtagttgataattgactTGAAGAAAACAATGCATATTCTATATCATTCAATACTTAAAACTGtatcaaaaacaaatatatatcgTTCAAAAGTTAAAAAGACATGAAATACTAAAGAGTCTAAGCTGcaatcaactatctcaaatttGATCTCCGTAgtcttggtgtaggataattgCTGGTATCTGGAGCATTTTCTTTGCTATGCGGGATCCATCAAATTTGCTAGCAACAGTCGACCAGTTACTTCACTCTCACTGATCGCGCCATCATCGTTCTTTGTTTTTCCGCATTGCCATCAACCTAGTtggagaaattgaaaaagaaaccttcttattataaaaaaaaaaaaaaaaaaaagaagaagaggtatTATAAGAAAATACCAATATCATACCCATATTAGtcataatttatacaaaaaaaaaaagggtgatTTAACAAACTACAATCAATTCACATAATTGGACCACTGATATCATaccattttttgataaaaataatacacaacttaagTCAGCTTCATAccaacaataaatcaatttcatacaaatgttaaaacacatttcataccatattcataaatcGTATATTAAGTCAGCTTTCATACCAATATTATTCATGTTTCCTCTAAACTGTGTACCAACTTCATACCAGATTTAAACAAGTTGCACACCAAATATAAGTAATACATCATACCATTTTTATACCAATTAATGCCAACATTAGACAAAattcataccatattcataaatcGTATATTAAGTCAACTTTCATACTAATAATATGCATAATATaacaattttaacaaaaaaactactaaattgatttAACCATATCCCATGTAGTAAAAAAACTCAATTAATGTTTGGAGGACTAATACAAGAAACAAATCATATAAATCTTttccttttgaaaaatgtaCGAACAAAATCATGTAAATCATACATAAACAAGAATTTGTACAAACACCATACATCACATGCATAGATATATGCtataaaatacaaattgaaAGATCAAGATCATACCTTTTTGGTCTAAGCCAGATCAGTTACACCTGTGATCACAAACGACATATAATTCCTTTCTGTCAACTATTAACTCCTCATGAAAAAtgttcttattaaaaaaaaaaaaaaatcagatttgaataaaactaataaaattcatcACCTTCTCCCTTTAACATCCTTTTCCAACTTCATATCTTTAACAATTTTGGGGCAAAAACAGATAAACCCTTTCACTTTCACCTTCACTGAATTAAATTTCTGGTAAAATCGTCAGTCCCAAGAACAGCCAaattagaaaaacaaaactttttcACATGAAAAGTCTCAAAGCACTCAACTCCAAAACAAGTCTTCCTGTAAACACAACAAAACCACAAAAAACCCTTTAAACCCTATTGAAAGTTCATGTCTCACAAGTAGAGATCTGCccttttgttttgattgtatGGAGAATATATTTCTCCTAATCAGTTTTTAGATGTTGAAAAATCGGCTTCAATAGAGTATGGATGACAgagatgaaagatgaatttctgtttttttttttaacgtgAAATTGACGTGGGGTGAGGGATTTAGGTGGGGTGTGGAGGTGGGACTTGTAACTGTAAAAAAGGAATAGTAATCAATGTAAATCCCTATAATtgtgtaagagataattatgggatattctttatttaaacaatttaataataatataaaattataaaaaattacttatttaataaagtaaaatttaattaatttataaataattagtgatatgttataatccgtaattaaactgttattagcaagaattttttaaaagtagatttaaaatctgtaatattgactcttaaatgtgtatatggggtgatttttccttcaaaatttctctttataattatctaataatgaattaaataaaaatatttttttgaactaaATTATAAACGaagaacatttttatttatttcaaaaaaaatatattggtGGTTAAAAATACAGAATATAATGGATCTAAATTCCCAATGAGTTTTGATGATTCTGTTGAGGTGGATACCCCTCAAATGTTAGGCAAGACGTGTCCTATGTTTCCTTCATTCCTCGACGCCCATAAAACTCTGCCTCCCCACAGTTACTGCACGTGTGCTTTTCTccttattttctattttcttaatACAATGTAAAATAGCCGTAGTTTCAAAAAATGTGGTGCGGTGGATGAGAAGATGCAGAGCAACATTGTAGTCGTGTATAatcatacatatattttataattgataatatataatatagagaaaatggccaaaatcCCCCCTAATCTATTATTggatttccaactacacacttaaacTTCACGGGGGTCCTATCACCCTCCTGAATtgtataaaatcaaaattattgtaCCCCTAAAAAGCCACAACCACATTTATGTTGATGGGTGAAACTCACGCGTTTGACACGtgaaaatttcattaaaaaagtttttcttcaattttttcattattctttACTCTTTTGTTCTGATTTTTCACCATCTCTCcaaacccaaaaatattttcatcattttctccATTACTATAAACACCAAAGGTCTACCAATCACTACAATCTTGAAAAGGAGAAGATCGGCAATGATTTTGATTCCCATTTGTCATTCTGTCCACTACTTGATTGGTATTAATATCATTTTCATGAATGCATATGttaattttctcaaattggaGTTAATGAATACATATCAATGGAGGAAAGTTGAATGTGGGTTTCAtcgaaaattcaaaattcttcgtTGGTTTAgattaaaattacaaatttgaaGCTCCGAAGaaccaaaaaaagaatttgCCAACCGAATTAACTTTGTGGGTTGACCATGTACAAGGATGATTAACAACTCCAATAATATcgataaaaaattgattttaaaaatttccTAATTCCATACacaaattagaatcaagaggaATACAAAAATTCTATGGTACATCCGGTGAAGATAGCAATGGCTGTAACGACGTAAAAGTGACGGGAGATGGACATATCTGGTCACAAAGAAGGAAGAGATTTCtatgaagaagaaattaaagaaaagaataaggaaaaaataaaagatatatatttactaaaaaaaagttttaatatttttttccgtGCTCATTCTCTCAGagagagtgaaatacactcacTTCGCCACATTAGCATTTACGGAGATGATAATTTCAGTTTTAAAAAGTTCAGGGGGGGTGATTGGACCCCCGTGAAgtttaagtgtgtagttggaaatccGGTAATAGATTGGGGGggcatttgaccattttctctataatatatgtatgattcattcataataaatatataattaatattgccaattaaaaatataaaagatgtGGTGTAGTGAATAAGAGAAGGTGGAACAACTGTGTTGTCGTGTATAATCAAAGGCATATCCAGGACTTCGGCTAGATGAGTGCACGATTACGAAAAatgtatcttaaatataaatttgatcgatttgACTTTTAGTTCGTAATATGAACaattaaagtttaaaaattataggtccaaaatatataatactattagttttaaattttaatatacacatttgatttaattatataaaagatttacaatgctaaattttttaggaattctcagtgtaacacacttgaaaattttgaaagaataaaggaaaaaaacaaaagaaaaatgagttgaaacGACAAAAGTGTAACTGATAACCAATTGGAAAAGTATTACTCAAAgagacaagatagatataaaatttaaatttttatcctCACTTAGAGAAGTGCACCCCATCATCATCgcattattatatgatactttgaacatgggttcacatatctatatttaaatattttttaaaaaatataacactactatatatgatctagagaggggagcatgggttcacgtgaacccacggcaccccctctagatacgcttatgtgtatatatatatatgattacaaatattataagtgtaaacagttatacaaataataaaattatattatgtaaatttcaaattatacaaaagttatacaaattatattatacaaattttgaattacaCAAAGTGCGAattataaaaactaaaaagCTGAGCCACGTAATTGTAAATAAAGTAGATCACGaattataattaaaacaaattctagctatgttaactaattaactaatatatgttTACTTATACGCGTAATTTTTTGATGATCGGCTATTTGTGTGAAGATCGTAATTTATAGGGTCTGGTCTTTTGTTCTGCTTTGTGAGAATAGGTGGGCTTCTCCTTTAATATTGGGCTTCCACCCTGCGATAGCCCAAAAACTTAATCATGCCTTAGGAAACTGGTCATTAGGTGACAAGATCTCTGCTACAACATAGATATTAgtatggacaaattacttaactacactcctttacttaccttaatatccatttatccctacttatttcaaaattttcaaaaatcccttatttatctatgtatcccgcatgtatctcgtgcacaacgctatgtatcccgctatgtggaatgtatcaaacgctatgtatctcgtgcacaatgatatgtatcccgtgcacaacgctatgtatcccgctatgtggaatgtatcaaacctaatgtatcccatgcacaacgctatgtatcccgctatgtggaatgtatcaaacctaatgtatcccgtgaacaacgttatgtatcccgcaaacatcatttttaagggagttttggtaaatagaaaactagaagggatagaatgttatttagtacttataatatgtggttcctataatttatactattagtattactaaaaaaaatattaattacttagatacattTTACTTTGAAATATTACGTATTTTATCAGATTTTGGTGcctctagatacatgtatatcgGATATATAAGGTCAAATTTAAGTGCAATTTATTCTAGATAtattgtatccaagtggattcacatgtatctgggatacataacaaatctcgctcgccactctcccatgTATATAGTATCCGAGATACATGCAAATCACTTCAGATACATATAAATACATGTGTCTAATGTGTATCTAATGTATCTAAGATACATacgaatctcgctcgcctccctATCCAATACGgcttgcctctctccctatGTATCTAAGTGTAAGATACGTAGGAAATtcttaattagtggtaagaTATGTAAGATTTTGAAAGTATaggtaataatagtatatatggtagtaaagtatgtctaattatgtagttttttcccaaaaaatttcTATTTGCTTTTGGCTTATGACTTATAATTCTAAGTTatgacttttgatttttttttttgttgttattttggctttgagacaaatatttataagcactttttttattttacccaAATCATAAAACTGTTTTGAAACTATTTTGGCTTAAAAcactaaaataagtcaattcaaaccGTTTTTTTAGTGGACTGTCGTGATTCTTAAGCTGAGTGTCTATTGAAAGCAACTTCTCTACTTGTGCTGTAAAGATAAAGGTTAAGTCTGCCAACATCTCATCTTCATCAGACCTCACTCGTAATATCATACGAGGTATGTTGTTGTCTTGTGGTAAAATGAAAGTTGCATGATTTTACTCTGTTCGttttaattgtttgtgtgatttTAACTTGACATAAATACTGAAGaaagtaaataagtttttttgatcttgtggttctaaattataaatatgtaaaatatattaaaatatcttttaattttgtaatcTTTAACATATTATGTgaaatattaaagttaaaaagttgttaaaaggaaaaaaaaatacaatcctttaaaataaactaaaaagaatGTTAGAGAAACAAATTGAAAACGATGGAGTATATGAGTAAACAAGAACCGTTCACCATTATTTGCCAACTTTAGTATCACTAGACTAGAACTAGAGGACACTTAATTAATTCCAAGATTTTTGACCTTGACTTTAGATTTTCTTTACcaaataaattctattttctactttctactatattataaaagagagtttaggcccaagtataatatataatattcaagattgggacttttttgaat
This genomic window contains:
- the LOC125857140 gene encoding cytochrome P450 81Q32-like isoform X4, coding for MDHTFLYAPLLLALYIITKHFLRKFHNHPPAPFLTFPIIGHLYLFKKPLQRSLAKISDRHGPVLLLQFGSRKVLLVSSPAGAEECFTKNDVVLANRPQLMAGKHLGYNFTSMAWSSYGDHWRNLRRITSVEMFSTHRLQMLHGIRVDEVKSMVKRINSSAMAEKSVDMKSMFFELMLNVMMRTIAGKRYYGEDVEDIEEATRFREMVQETFRIGGATNVGDFLPSLKLLVRKLEKNLVVLQQNRDEFMQGLIKDCRKRLEKDGTVTDSEIEGKKKSLIEVLLTLQEREPEYYKDEIIRSLMLVLLAAGTDTSAGTMEWALSLMLNHPETLKKAQAEIDECIGHERLIDESDMNNLPYLRCIINETFRMYPAGPLLVPHESSEETTVGGYRVPGGTMLLVNLWAIHNDPKLWDEPRKFKPERFEGLEGVRDGYKMMPFGSGRRSCPGEGLAVRMVALSLGCIIQCFDWRRIGDELVDMTEGTGLTLPKAQPLVAKCSPRPVMVNLLSQL